The window ctcatattatcgacagtaccttccaacatgaaaacattagaatggccacagccgaaatacccctaaagagtgagagaaagatcaaagctgatggtggaattatactgagatggtcaggtttaacaaatcagtatgagtgctgaatcgatatattgatatttcttttagtctctggtaccttagaacagctagaaataaagacctaaaattgtggaattgtaacccatagcaaactatgatatctgttctacaactaattgttgcaaggtactttgaaatttattgctttttttgtatatgttatttttcacaaaaaaagaaaaaagagagaaggaagagtataatagagaagataggatttaacaaatgaatgtgactgctgaatcaatatatcggtattccttttggtctccagtgtcttggagcatctataagaaaaaatgaattgtggaactctaacccataccgaactttaaaatctgttgtataacttcttgttaaaaggtacttggaaatttattgcttttttgtatatatgtattttttcaaaattaaagttaccacccacaactgggtgggtaacatctccatgggcACATtcaaaaagctcctacccagcaacatgaatgaggattaaaggacatggcttttctggggaccacaacagattcaaaccagcacactgtggtatgcaattcaatctaccacagtggGTGTCTTAATTTGGCTTTCCCAAAGAAAAGGCTAGAAGAACATTTACAAGCAGGAAGTTTATTGAGGTGTCCACAAGATCAACACCTAGTGGAGGGGAAAGGGGGAGTCTAGGAGGCAGGAAGTGGGAATTGGGCAGAGGGAGGCATTGAACTATGTTGCTTTTGGTAATAAAGGCCTCAGATGATCCCAGCGGGATCTGGAGCTAGGGTGATCCCTCAAAGTTGTCCTGATTCTAGGCCAAACGGTTGGGATTCAGCCCTTATATACCCTTATGTTACCACTCCACATCAATCAGTAGGTGAGGGCCATACTGAGTGGGCCCATGACCTTGGTCTGGATGGATTTCAGGTGagggcatgttctagtttgctagctgccagaatgccatatatcagaaacgggatggcttttaaagagagaaatttaagaagttgccagtttacagttctatggccaagaaaatgccccaattaaaacaagtctatagaatgtccaatctaaggcacccagggaaagataccttggttcaggaaggccaatgacattcagcatttctttctcagctggaaaggcacatggcaaatatggcggCATCtgatggctttctctccaggcctcttgtttcatgaagctcttctGGGGtagtccttctttatctctaaaggttgctggctggtggactctgcttcgtggttctgcagcgttctgaagctttctccaaaatattgcttttataggattccagtaaactaatcaagactcacataggTTGTGTGGaaacacgtctccatctaatcaggtttaatgcccacaattgatggtgtcacatctccgtgcAGATAACCTCATcaagtttcaaacctacagtactgaataggggttagaagaaactgttgcttccaCACAATTGATTAGGATTTCTAGGGTatctaaatcctttcaaactcGCACAGGGCTATTCCCAGAGAGGGACTCAGCTGTGAGGCATCAGCTAGCACCACTTCCAGGAGCTGGGGGAATGAGCACCTCAGTTCTGAACCGGGAACTTGGGGGTAGGGCTGGCCCAGCCCCTCCTTCTGCTCTTGGTTCAGGCCCAGCTAATCCCAGCATTCTAATTTAACTTCCCCTTGTCTTCTGTAATGATTGGTCGGGGGTGGGCACATGACTCACTACAAGTCAGTGAATCCAATATGGGGATTTTGCTGAAACAATTAGCCCTGTATTTGCTAGGGTGGGACAAGGAGACCATTGGGCCTTCCTTCACAGCACTGGAGAATCTATTCACCCTCTCTATTAAGAAACAAGCAGGCCAAGAGGGCCTTGAAGCTTTTATTTGGACAACTGGATCCACCAGTATAAAATCCCTGAACTTTATAGTTACACAAACCAATATTTACCTTCTTACATTACTCGATTTAAGTGGTTTCCAACAAATACAATGGTGTACAAGAATATTCTAAAGAAATGTTTATGatacattaagtgaaaaaagagCAACACAATATTACATAGTATGATCCCAATTTTGTAAACAAACTAATgtgaacattatttaaaaatgcagcaACACTGAAACAATGATTACAGTTAAATGGGTATGTGTGtctcaatttaattttcttctctgtgttcCACAAAGATGTCAGGTCTCGATTTTACTCTACTTGCAAGTTAGTAAGTAAACCTGTTACCGTTTCATGGAAACCCCACCATTGCCCTACATTTCCCTCAGGATAAGGCCTTCCACTGGCACAGAAGCCTTCACGTTCAGACCCCTTATTTCTCCAACTCATTTCACACCTTGGCTTCAGCCAGACATTTCGGTCTCTGATTTATGAAGAAGGCTTGCCTACCGCAGGCCTATACCGACCCCCAACTCGAGGTTCTCCTAGAAGCCCGCCGCATAGACGCGGAGCCGGCGCCCCTTTGTGGCCCCACCATGCGGCCGACCGTCCCCGCCGCGGCTGTTAGGGAGAGACGCAGGCGCCTTCTCTGTGCAGAGTGCAGGGGGAGTCCAGACAGTTGTCAGTAAATTCAGGACCCGACGCCGTCCATCGCCAGCGGCTGCGGCGAGTGGAGCGGGGTGCCCGGGTGGCGGGGCGGGCGCAGCTGCTTCCCCGCCCCGGGGCGGCGCCCCGCCGGGCCTTGCGGCCCAGCCCAGCCCGGCCCGGCTCGCCTACCCGCGGAGCCCAGCGCCGCCGCCATGTCTTCCGGGGCCAGCGTGAACGCTCTGCAGCGCCTGGTGGAGCAGCTCAAGCTGGAGGCCGGCGTGGAGAGGATCAAGGTGAGAGCGGCCGCGGAGACCGCGCGTCCCGCATCCCCGCGTCCCCGGCGACGAGGAGGCACGTGTCCCCTTGCCTGCTGAGAGGGGCCCGAGCGCCAGCCGAGCGGCCAGGCCCGCGCGGTCGGGGTGGGCGGTGGGGGGGCGTCCCCGCAGGGCAGAGCCTGGACCCGGAGACGCCGGAGAGGAGTTGGGTCCTCGGCCCGGGGCGCGGAGGCTGGGCCCGGTGGGCTCCGGGGCCCGGGACTGAGCACCCGCAGTGGCGTTTCCTTCTCTCAGCGCTCGTCCTGCTGTCCCGACGTGGATGGTGACTCCGAGGGGAGGCTGCGCGTGCGGGCGGCCCGCTGGTGGCACTGAATGGAGAGGACTCGGGGGTGGGTTGCCGGCGCGGGGCAGAGGGAGGCGGAGGAGGTGCTCGGGGTCCGGGCCTGGTGACCCGGCGCGGGGCGCGGTTTCAGGCGGAACAAAGAGCTCTGCTTTGGATGTGTGGGGTTTGAGGTGACAGCCAGTAGGTATTTACCTCTAGAGACCCAACCTCGGATTAGAGAACAAGGCTGAAGGGGGTATTTAAAATGTATCGGAGTGAAAAAAGTGTATTATGTGAAGAGACTGCAGCATGAAAGCCAGGGATCaaacagagggaggagggaagtggGAGGAGGAGGACGAGGAGAAAGCagggggaagaaaggagggaaggaggaatttTCAGACATTGAACTTAGTCGATGCGTCCATTGTTTAGTCAACTGACCAAAAAGTGTCTTGTATTACTGTCTTTAGCACCTAGTGTATCGTTATTTGTAGAATGCATGTATGAATGAATCACTGTTGAGCTGCTGTGTACCTCAGTAGTGCCTCTTCCATGTACTTTTCTGCGTAGGTTCCAGAAATAGGGTGATTCTAGTGGGGAAGGTAAGTTAAACAAATtaaccaataaataaaataatttcagataagtgctatgaagattATAAAACAAAGTAAGGAGATTAAGAGTTAAGGAATGCAGAGAATTTTCAGTGGCATAATGTAGTAGTAGAGGAGAATGTAGCTGTAGTAggatagacttttttttttttgaggagccTAGTTCTAAAGGGAAAGGAACTTCTTTAAGAAATGAAaggccatatatatattttaaagggttatttttattcaatataaaaacatacaaacacattcttaccatatgatcattccattcttgatatataatcaataatccacaatatcacatagttgtctattcatcatcatgatcatttcttagaacatttgcatcaattgaaaaataaataaaaagaaaacagaaaaaaaatcatacataccataccccttaccccttcctttcattgatcactagcatttgaatctactaaatttattttaacatttgttccctctagtatttatttatttttaatccatatgttttgctcgtctgtcgataaggtagatgaaaggaatatcagacataagattttcacagtcacacaatcacactgcgaaagctatatcattatacaatcatcttcaagaaacatggctattggagcacagctctacattttcaggcagttccctccagcctgtccattacaccttaactaaaaaggtgatatctatctaatgcgtaagaataacctccagggataacctcttgactgcttggaatctctcagccattgatactttattttgtcttattttgcttttcctccttttggtcgagaaggtttcctcaatcccttggtgctgagttccagctcattctaggatttttgtcccatgtttccaggaaggtctacacccctgggagtcatgtcccacatagagagggggagggcagtgagtttgcttgttgtgttggctgagagagagagagagagagaagccacatctgagcaacaaaagaggttctctgggggtgactctcaggcttaattttaagtaggcttagcctatcctttgaggggttaaatttcatatgaataaaccccaaaattgagggctcagcctattgctttggttgtccccactgagaAGCTGCATTCTAAACCAATAAACAGTACTGCCTCAAAAACATGGTGAAAGAACTTTATCACTTGCTTTGAGCAGACTGGATAGGGCTCCAGCcctgtatatataaaacagtttgCTCAGATACCAAACTTGGATATTTCAGTACATGCTTTATATGAGTGAAAATTTAAGGGAACTCCTGAAATCAGCTATTTCTTCACCACTTCTGACTCAAAACTAGGATTCTAAATTATCAAAGATATGACCTTTTCTTACCTTTGTTGAATAAACGACTAAAGCAAGAATATCCTAAATTGATGTTCATAGAAATAGTAACCTTTCGTCTTTGAAGTTGAGTTAGAGAACTTTTAGTAAAAAGTGTGCCTGTTATTGAGCTGTAAGATCATTTTCAGAAGATTGAATGGCTGTTGGATGGATCTGGCTGCGAGCAGCCTGGCATGCTGCCACCTCTGTTGTTTCAGGTCTCTCAGGCAGCTGCAGAGCTGCAGCAGTACTGCGTGCAGAATGCCTGCAAGGATGGCCTGCTGGTTGGGGTGCCAGCCGGGAGCAACCCCTTCCGAGAGCCCAGATCCTGTGCTTTACTCTGAAAATTGGTAAGTGACAACCCATGCCATCTTGGGGCCAACACAAGACTTCCTATAGGATTTGGGCAACTGACTTGAACATCTGCTCACTTGGGGGCAATTGTTGGCTCACTTGTTGTtcattaaaattaacaaaacaaaacaacaaaatgtaCAACTCTCCCTGAAAGGCCTCTTTTCTATAATTACCTCGCCTGTAGAACATAACCTAATTAGGAGAGGCTCAGTTCTCTTTGGCACTAACTCATGAGATGTTTATACCTAACTCATTGTGGTTGAGCTCTTTACGTGAGCTGGCTGGCTGTAATTTCTTGACTTTAATCTCAACTTCTGAATCCTGATACCGAACCAGAATTGATTTGCTACTTGGTGCTATCAGCTAGTCTTGGGACTAAAGACTTCCCAGACAGGCCTTGAGACTTGTTTCCACTAccagctgtgatttttttttttttattaaagcctTTCAGAATATAACTTTGTGTTTtaatggaagaagaaatgtaGCTACTTGGGGGGGGAGTCAGAATAGggttaaaaacctttaaaaattgaTTACTGAGATGAAAATGCATTTTGATGGCATGTTAGAAATTTTAAGGGTTAAAATGCCTTATATTGGAGTCACATTcacatttttactatttttttttaaggggacATAGGCATAGATTATTGGACTCTTTGGGGGCCAACATATTTCAAATTGAGTATATAGTACATCATCATGTTAGGTTCCTTATCACATAGTGGTCAAAGGAAactgtttatattaaaaataaaaagaaataatcctACTATTAGGTACTATTGTAACTTTTAATGGAAAATGTCCACATTTatggtattaaaataatgtttttatgttggcatatcacttttctttttacaaagcactttcatgGATGTAGTTTGGATGTTTTGTGTATTAACCTATCACTTTCTACTTTGAGACTACTAAAGTACTCTATGAAATGATGCATAGTAAATTTTATGACTAAATCTTACTAAAGTTAAAATCTACCAAACTTTTTCCAGTAGAGAAGAAGTTCATGGAGGAATGCCTTCAAGCACAAAGTGAGTGGCTGTCTCCTACtttcaagaaaactcttttcCTGTGGCCTGGTCCTATAGCCACAATTCTACAAAAATTGATACGTTTCTGCTCAAAGAAGGAAACTGGGTAAAAGAGTGaatcttttaaataataatgacCTGGTTCTTTTGATAAAGTGCTTTATACTTAAACAAAAATCCTACCATCAAATATACCAAAATACATCTCTTTCATAAGTGAATTACCAGTGTTTCTATACCTGGAataccatatatattttatttactggaTGTTTACATTTtaggaaggaaaacatttttgtttttaaaaattgaataattgTAATTTGTTGTTCCTAAAATTTTTATACTGTAATAAAATTTATCTCATAAATTTAGTTTCTACATGAAAATAAGCAACTATGAACTTGAGGGGAAGAATAGGCTTTACTAATCAAATGGCATCTTGACTTCTAAGTGAGAAGactgctttatttctctctctctctctttttcgggggagggtgcatggtctgggaatcaaacccggatctcctgcatagaaggcaagcattctaccattgaatcaCCTTTGCACtcaagacagttttatttttaaacactaaaCACGGAGCTGtttcagcaaactttttttgGGAAAGATTAGTATTGTGTTATGTATGAAGTTGCCCCATCCTGTGCATGAAGCAGATTTGATCTTTGACTTCTTAAGCTCCTCTCTTTTATGATTGTGCTTTAACAAATACTacattatttcatgtttttaataaatatttaaaatgtaacctACATTCAAATGGTTAAAAACAAAGTAATGTGAAAATATAGGCTCAAAGAATTCTTAATGTcacagtgttttattttgatgatgtgCCTTTCAGTTTAATTGGAAAgtatcactttttaaaaggataCTTTATTTGGTTTGTAATAATCACTGAAGAATTTCGAAATAAAATTTCTGCTTACTTCATCATTTTCTGTGGcaggaaaattttgttttaaggcttcatggatttttgtttgcttgtgagAATTGAGTGCTGGAAATGGGgagtgaaatttttgttttttaagttctgGTAGAATTGTGTaatgccattgattgtataatgtggatggattgtatggtgtgtgactgtatctcaataagattgcatttagaaaacaaaacaaaaattagatacagttatatatatatacatgtataacaTACAGAAATGCCTCAAAAAGAATGGCATAACTGTTGAAGTCAAACCAACCAACTTCAGGCCCCTAAACTTGCATGTCAGGAAGCAGAATGACAATTTTCCCAAGGAGAGCATGCTCTTAAGTGGTCTAGGAGAAAAACGGATAAGGAAGGTCTTCTAGCGGGCAGGGCTGGAGTGTCATAGAGAGCAGTGGATCTGGGTTTTCTTCCAGAGACTAGAATCAGTATTTTATCAAGGGACCTCCCCTGATCCCAGGGGGATACATCTGCACAGCTGCATGGCTGAATTTCAAAATGACTATAGACCAATGACTACTGTCTGtctctcattctttccttttctgaatgGGAGTGTGTTTATTGAGGTTATGTCCTTGCCCTACTCTTGTGGACCCTATGTTTGTATGATCCTggtgggagaaatggaaatagaTAGCTAAAAATTCATAGATCACCAGACTGAGGAGCTACGTCTAGGCCTGAGGAGAAGAATACCTGGTAATCCTGGGCTTTGAGTAGATGGAATGTGGATTTGTCTCTCTTGAGGTAGGAGTAAGTGTGTTCTGTTCTGTGGATGAATGAAATTGGATATTTGGTGACCAGATGGTCTGCTGTGACAGAGATTCTTTCTCTTCACCAAACCtcatttctcctttgatctttctcccagtctttagggatatttggactgtgcccattctaactttttcatgttgaaaaggggcatCACCAGTAcagaatgggggatggaactacttgatgttcttggagaggctggcctctctgggtgtCTGGATGTATCTGTcctaagaaccatctggaggttataggtttctggaaagtaaacttagtgcatgtaacttttttagaatctcagatagtgccctaggtgttctttagggttaatgggAATGgtattagttggggtttggcaaactatggcaattagcaatatctggctgaagtttgggtaagagtagcctccagagtagtctctcaactctatttgaactctcttagccactgacaccttattttgttacattccttttcccccttttggtcaggaaggtattatatatatatcacattttgtttctctgttaaTCTACTGTCGGACACTgctattttgaaactgttatgtaccccagaaaagccatgttgttttcCTAATTCATCTTGTGGGGCTAAACCTATTGTTCAGGGTGGAAACctgtgattagattgtttccatggagacagtacagagaagaaaaaaatagtcaataaacatttgaaaCAATATTCaacctcattatttttttttttttttttttttttttttttttaaggaaagacagagagaaggaaggaaggatagaaggaaggaagaaagggaaacatttttaaacattttcttgttttattgtattttgtttttccgttttttgttacatgggctggggccgggaatcgaaccgaggtcctccggcatagcaggcaagcactttgcccgctgagccaccgcggcccgccctcaaccTCATTATTTAAGCAAAAGTTTTTTCATCTATCAGactggaaaaatttttaaaaatccatagttCATAGTGTTGGCATATTGAAGAAAAAGACACTTTTCTATATTgttgtacatcttttttttagagaaattatagatttacagaaaaattatgcaggaTATGGAGTTCTTATTTTCCTCATATAGCCTCCTCCCATACACAGCTGTCCCttttgttaacactttgcattaatgtggtgcttttgctacaattgatgaaacaatattattataattatacagtTAAacatagttcatagtttacattagggttcactgtgttatatagttACATggtcttaaaaaatttttattctggtaacatatattcatCCTAAAATTTCACCCTTTTAACCCCTTTCAGATATAAAATCCTCTGGTGTTAACTGCATTCACAGTGTTGGCACACCTTTTTTGGTGGGCAGTTTGTGTAATATCTACCATAATGCAAAATGCACATGTatcatttagctttggcatatg of the Tamandua tetradactyla isolate mTamTet1 chromosome 2, mTamTet1.pri, whole genome shotgun sequence genome contains:
- the LOC143667563 gene encoding guanine nucleotide-binding protein G(I)/G(S)/G(O) subunit gamma-10, encoding MSSGASVNALQRLVEQLKLEAGVERIKVSQAAAELQQYCVQNACKDGLLVGVPAGSNPFREPRSCALL